A region of Dioscorea cayenensis subsp. rotundata cultivar TDr96_F1 chromosome 5, TDr96_F1_v2_PseudoChromosome.rev07_lg8_w22 25.fasta, whole genome shotgun sequence DNA encodes the following proteins:
- the LOC120260057 gene encoding uncharacterized protein LOC120260057, translating into MAKSKDDIKYGTAQAKLSEDEQLRIRYKHGTPLEGGKISDSEPVELFSGAQKISETNLASSKTDQTSCATNITTNKSSSNS; encoded by the coding sequence atggcGAAGAGTAAAGATGACATCAAGTATGGCACAGCTCAGGCCAAGCTCTCTGAAGATGAACAGCTGAGGATAAGATACAAGCATGGTACTCCATTGGAAGGTGGCAAGATCTCCGATTCGGAGCCCGTTGAGCTCTTCTCTGGAGCTCAAAAGATCTCTGAAACTAACTTAGCCAGTTCTAAGACTGATCAGACTTCTTGTGCCACTAACATCACCACTAACAAGTCATCTTCTAACTCTTGa